In Zhaonella formicivorans, one DNA window encodes the following:
- the cobK gene encoding precorrin-6A reductase: MILVLGGTKEAGEIIQVLSAQGYKLLATAISAYGGELAKASGATEIWVGSLDDRSLAELITKKKIKAVIDATHPYATAITQLASEVCAATGIKYFRHARPSSKLDSEPGSLYWVDSYAAGAELAFKLGNVVMTTTGSKNLAPFVSAKGPEQRLVVRVLPESSSIAECRKLGCQPRDIVALQGPFSVTLNKALFQEYGVEVIVTKESGTTGGVDTKLKAALEMQLPVVIIRRPQEPVNKIWSTAEILKVLKEEATWRLE; the protein is encoded by the coding sequence GTGATCCTGGTCTTAGGCGGTACCAAGGAAGCTGGTGAAATTATTCAAGTGCTAAGCGCCCAAGGTTATAAGCTTTTGGCCACAGCCATCAGCGCTTATGGTGGTGAACTGGCAAAAGCCAGCGGTGCAACGGAAATTTGGGTGGGTTCATTGGATGACCGTTCGCTTGCTGAACTGATCACCAAAAAGAAGATTAAGGCAGTAATTGATGCCACCCATCCCTATGCCACAGCTATTACCCAGCTGGCATCGGAGGTTTGCGCGGCTACGGGAATTAAATATTTCCGTCATGCCAGACCTTCAAGCAAGCTGGATTCGGAGCCGGGGAGTTTGTACTGGGTAGATTCTTACGCAGCAGGGGCTGAATTGGCATTTAAACTGGGAAACGTAGTGATGACTACCACAGGTTCCAAAAATCTGGCCCCTTTTGTATCTGCCAAAGGCCCGGAGCAAAGGTTGGTAGTAAGGGTTCTGCCTGAAAGTTCTTCAATTGCCGAGTGCAGGAAGTTAGGTTGTCAGCCGAGGGATATTGTTGCCCTGCAAGGACCTTTTTCAGTTACACTCAATAAGGCGCTTTTTCAGGAATACGGGGTGGAAGTTATAGTTACCAAAGAAAGCGGTACAACCGGCGGTGTGGATACCAAACTGAAGGCTGCCTTGGAAATGCAGTTACCGGTGGTAATTATCCGCAGGCCGCAAGAACCGGTAAATAAAATCTGGTCTACCGCAGAGATTTTAAAAGTTCTCAAGGAGGAAGCAACATGGCGCTTGGAGTAG
- the cobM gene encoding precorrin-4 C(11)-methyltransferase has translation MQVYFIGAGPGDPELITVKGQKLIAAADVIIYAGSLVNPELFSQVRPGVEIYNSATMNLEEVMDVMLSSVRQGKVVARVHTGDPSIYGAIREQMDILEKHGVPYEVVPGVSSFLAAAASLKKEYTLPGVSQTVILTRVEGRTPVPEKERLISLAEHQATLCIFLSVHSLKEIVEDLKTAYPEDTPVAVVYKASWPEEKIIQGTLSTIAKQVEEEGISKTALVLVGRFLGDEYDLSKLYDANFSHGYRSAEK, from the coding sequence ATGCAAGTTTACTTCATAGGCGCGGGACCAGGCGATCCGGAGCTGATTACTGTTAAAGGACAAAAACTGATTGCAGCGGCAGATGTGATTATTTATGCCGGTTCCCTTGTTAATCCGGAATTATTTTCCCAGGTCCGTCCCGGGGTAGAAATTTATAACAGTGCTACAATGAACCTGGAAGAGGTAATGGATGTAATGCTCTCAAGTGTCCGACAAGGGAAAGTGGTGGCCCGGGTGCATACCGGTGACCCAAGCATCTATGGTGCAATCCGAGAGCAAATGGACATCCTGGAAAAACATGGGGTCCCGTATGAAGTTGTGCCGGGGGTAAGTTCCTTTTTAGCTGCTGCAGCCAGTTTAAAAAAGGAATATACTTTGCCAGGGGTTTCCCAGACGGTAATTCTTACCCGGGTGGAAGGCAGGACCCCTGTCCCGGAAAAGGAAAGGTTAATATCTTTGGCCGAGCACCAAGCTACCTTATGTATTTTCCTGAGCGTTCATTCACTTAAGGAGATAGTAGAGGATCTTAAAACCGCATATCCTGAGGATACTCCCGTCGCTGTAGTTTACAAAGCCTCCTGGCCGGAAGAAAAAATAATCCAGGGAACTTTAAGTACTATAGCGAAACAAGTTGAGGAGGAGGGCATCTCCAAAACGGCCTTGGTGTTAGTGGGCAGATTTCTGGGGGATGAATACGATCTTTCTAAACTTTATGATGCCAATTTCAGCCATGGTTACCGGAGTGCGGAAAAATGA
- a CDS encoding precorrin-8X methylmutase has product MDYITDPVLIEQKSMEIIRGLLKDTVLTVQEEAVIFRVVHTTGDPNYAALVKMHPEAISIGIQTLAGGCSVFTDIKMVKSGINARKIETLGGEVKCAIDVPEVIELAQTKGITRAMAAMLHFKEDLNGNIVAIGNAPTALYQLLQLVDSEGIKPALIVGTPVGFVGASESKELLMQSGIPYITVRGNKGGSTVAAAIVNALLKLV; this is encoded by the coding sequence ATGGATTACATTACGGACCCTGTTTTGATTGAGCAAAAGAGCATGGAGATCATTCGAGGCCTTTTAAAGGATACTGTTTTAACCGTTCAGGAAGAGGCCGTCATTTTCCGGGTAGTTCATACCACAGGTGATCCCAATTATGCTGCGCTGGTTAAAATGCATCCGGAGGCAATTTCCATAGGTATTCAAACTTTGGCAGGAGGCTGCAGCGTCTTTACCGATATCAAAATGGTCAAAAGCGGCATCAACGCCAGAAAAATTGAAACTTTAGGCGGTGAAGTTAAGTGTGCTATTGATGTACCGGAAGTGATTGAACTGGCACAAACAAAAGGAATTACCCGTGCGATGGCTGCCATGCTGCATTTTAAAGAGGATTTAAATGGGAATATCGTAGCCATCGGCAATGCACCCACCGCTTTGTATCAACTGCTGCAATTGGTTGACAGTGAAGGTATAAAACCTGCTTTGATAGTAGGCACACCGGTGGGATTTGTGGGTGCAAGTGAGTCGAAAGAATTGTTGATGCAATCGGGTATCCCCTACATCACCGTCAGAGGCAATAAGGGAGGCAGTACCGTTGCCGCTGCCATTGTCAATGCACTGCTTAAATTGGTCTAG
- the cbiB gene encoding adenosylcobinamide-phosphate synthase CbiB, with translation MGHFLNPEVFLLAVAFDLLIGDPKWLIHPTQIMGYLIAGLEKQLRRFTSTATQELWAGGLLVGIVVLSVYLAAFLLVWFSHRLNYWLGMVVSAWLLSTTIAIKGLAQAGLDIFRVLQSGDLLTARKNLSYIVGRDTEHLSTAEVVRATVETVAENIVDGVISPLFYAILGGTPLAFVYRAINTMDSMLGYKNERYLYFGRVAARVDDAANYIPARVTAGLLLLAAKICGLNWRKGLHHLKSDANKHPSPNSGLPEAAVAGALGVALGGLNFYGGIPSPRAVMGEAIYELEPKHILEVVRLLYCTSALGILFGLATLL, from the coding sequence TTGGGCCATTTCCTAAACCCGGAGGTTTTTTTACTGGCCGTAGCATTTGATTTGCTAATCGGTGATCCTAAATGGCTCATTCATCCTACGCAGATTATGGGCTATTTAATTGCGGGTTTGGAGAAACAGCTGCGCCGTTTTACCTCTACGGCTACCCAGGAACTGTGGGCAGGCGGTTTGCTGGTAGGCATAGTGGTACTGTCGGTTTATCTGGCAGCATTCCTGCTTGTTTGGTTTAGCCACCGCCTTAATTACTGGTTAGGTATGGTTGTTTCAGCGTGGCTGTTATCCACCACTATCGCCATCAAAGGGCTGGCCCAGGCTGGCTTAGATATTTTCCGGGTTTTGCAGTCCGGCGACTTACTCACAGCACGCAAAAATTTGAGCTACATTGTGGGTCGGGATACCGAGCATTTAAGCACGGCTGAAGTGGTTCGCGCTACAGTGGAAACAGTTGCTGAAAATATAGTGGATGGGGTGATTTCTCCGCTTTTTTACGCCATACTTGGGGGAACTCCCCTTGCCTTTGTGTACCGGGCAATCAATACTATGGATTCTATGCTGGGGTACAAAAATGAACGTTATCTTTATTTTGGCCGGGTGGCTGCCAGAGTTGATGACGCAGCCAACTATATACCCGCCAGGGTAACTGCCGGGCTTTTATTGTTGGCTGCTAAAATATGCGGGCTCAACTGGCGTAAAGGCCTGCACCACCTGAAAAGTGACGCAAATAAGCATCCCAGCCCAAACAGCGGATTGCCCGAGGCAGCCGTAGCAGGTGCATTAGGCGTCGCATTGGGCGGTTTAAACTTTTATGGCGGCATACCTTCTCCCAGGGCGGTAATGGGCGAAGCAATCTATGAATTGGAACCGAAACACATTTTGGAAGTTGTGCGCCTTTTGTACTGTACTTCAGCTCTTGGGATCCTGTTTGGTTTAGCCACTTTGTTATAG
- the cobS gene encoding adenosylcobinamide-GDP ribazoletransferase — MGQFKIFCAGIQFLTRLPCPTFPFKKEYFVDALQYFPVVGLLIGAILVIIHYFFSQLFSTAVTSVLIIFVYVLITGGLHLDGLMDTIDGLFSHRSRERVLEIMKDSRVGAHGVTGAIVLLLLKYSIYLELGLTIFYVAFLQILVLSRWSMVFLIHYLPYLRTEGLGKMYKEQSTTRQFWVASAVTLLLLAVLDWRQGIALFALFWLFTWCYGRAVTRALGGLTGDTYGACAELAEVFGLLLTLLLGRLV, encoded by the coding sequence TTGGGACAATTTAAAATTTTTTGTGCCGGGATTCAGTTTTTGACCCGTTTACCTTGCCCCACATTCCCTTTTAAAAAAGAATATTTTGTTGATGCTTTGCAATACTTTCCGGTGGTTGGCCTGTTGATTGGCGCCATCTTAGTTATTATTCATTATTTTTTCAGTCAGCTTTTCAGTACGGCTGTTACAAGTGTCTTAATTATTTTTGTTTATGTATTAATTACAGGAGGCCTGCATCTGGACGGGTTAATGGATACAATTGACGGTCTCTTCTCGCATCGCTCCAGGGAGAGAGTTTTGGAAATTATGAAGGACAGCAGGGTTGGGGCCCATGGAGTAACAGGTGCTATAGTTTTGCTGCTTTTAAAATACAGTATTTACCTGGAGCTGGGGCTGACAATTTTCTATGTTGCATTTTTACAGATTCTTGTTTTAAGCCGTTGGAGTATGGTCTTCCTAATCCATTACTTACCTTACCTTAGAACGGAAGGTTTAGGAAAAATGTACAAAGAACAAAGCACCACGAGGCAGTTTTGGGTGGCTTCAGCAGTAACACTTCTTTTGCTTGCAGTGCTAGACTGGCGACAAGGAATAGCGCTGTTTGCATTGTTTTGGCTTTTTACTTGGTGTTACGGAAGGGCAGTTACCCGGGCACTAGGTGGATTGACCGGAGATACCTACGGTGCTTGCGCAGAATTGGCAGAGGTCTTTGGCCTTTTGCTGACGCTCCTGCTGGGTAGATTAGTGTGA
- a CDS encoding sirohydrochlorin chelatase, producing the protein MALGVVILGHGSRLQEANQGLDAIVEMIKVKMANTFVEKAFMSQAEPTLADAIAKLSRQNTERIVVMPLFLFPGMHVQQDIPEILAEEKEKYAGKIEIVLAQNLGSDPRIAEIAIDRIREVS; encoded by the coding sequence ATGGCGCTTGGAGTAGTAATTTTAGGACATGGCAGCAGGCTGCAAGAAGCTAATCAAGGGCTTGATGCCATTGTAGAAATGATCAAAGTTAAAATGGCAAACACCTTTGTGGAAAAAGCTTTTATGTCGCAGGCTGAGCCAACCCTTGCTGACGCAATTGCAAAGCTCTCACGGCAAAACACGGAAAGGATTGTAGTCATGCCCCTATTCCTTTTCCCCGGAATGCATGTTCAGCAGGATATACCTGAAATTCTAGCGGAGGAAAAAGAAAAATACGCAGGGAAAATAGAGATTGTTTTAGCACAAAATTTGGGCAGTGATCCGAGAATTGCAGAGATTGCAATTGATCGCATCCGGGAGGTAAGTTAG
- the cobD gene encoding threonine-phosphate decarboxylase CobD, with amino-acid sequence MKNGLPEHGGNLSWAKRHYGRTDFLDFSANINPLGCPKSVFEILSSSWQELLHYPDPEAALLKETLQDYYHLPKEHLLLGNGAVELIYLICLWLHPRRVLILEPTFSEYAKAAKAVKADLSYLPLYTGEEFQLDLRQLEEKLKSADLFFLCNPNNPTGNIWSYEVLHKIEELCLKYRTFLVVDESFIDFVPDKEHYSLRKNVRHNPNLFVLHSLTKFFAIPGLRLGCGLAHPDLIAELSNIKDPWNINVFAQLAGKAAVEDKLFQTETIKYVSREKDFLYNEIVKFPAYHVFPSAANFLLFKLLPGELTSSLLTDSLARQGILVRNCNTFPILGENFIRIAVRKREENIRLLAALAETGHL; translated from the coding sequence ATGAAAAATGGTTTACCAGAACATGGAGGCAATCTTTCTTGGGCAAAGAGACATTACGGCAGAACTGATTTTCTGGATTTTAGTGCCAACATTAACCCTTTAGGCTGTCCGAAAAGCGTTTTTGAAATTCTGAGCAGCTCTTGGCAAGAGCTGCTCCATTACCCGGACCCGGAGGCTGCTCTATTAAAAGAAACATTGCAGGATTATTACCATCTGCCAAAGGAACATCTTTTACTGGGCAACGGCGCTGTGGAACTTATTTATTTAATCTGCCTATGGCTACATCCCCGGCGGGTTTTAATCCTGGAGCCGACTTTTTCCGAATACGCCAAAGCGGCCAAGGCAGTGAAAGCTGATTTGAGCTATTTGCCTCTTTATACGGGTGAAGAGTTCCAACTGGATTTGAGACAATTAGAGGAGAAGCTGAAGAGCGCAGATCTGTTTTTTTTATGCAATCCCAACAATCCTACTGGCAATATTTGGAGCTATGAAGTGTTGCATAAAATTGAAGAGCTTTGCCTTAAATACCGGACATTTCTGGTTGTGGATGAATCGTTTATCGATTTTGTGCCCGATAAAGAACATTATTCGCTCCGGAAAAATGTACGGCATAACCCTAATTTATTTGTGCTGCATTCACTGACTAAATTTTTTGCCATCCCCGGCCTGCGCCTGGGCTGCGGCCTAGCCCATCCTGATTTGATTGCGGAATTGAGCAACATAAAAGATCCGTGGAACATCAATGTGTTTGCGCAACTAGCTGGGAAAGCTGCCGTAGAAGATAAATTGTTTCAAACTGAGACCATAAAATATGTGAGCAGGGAAAAAGATTTTCTGTATAATGAAATTGTCAAATTTCCGGCATACCATGTTTTCCCTTCAGCAGCTAATTTTTTATTGTTCAAACTGCTGCCGGGAGAATTGACTTCCAGCCTGCTTACTGACTCTTTAGCCCGGCAGGGGATTTTAGTTCGTAACTGTAACACTTTCCCGATTTTGGGGGAAAATTTTATCCGCATTGCGGTGCGAAAAAGAGAAGAGAATATTAGGCTGCTCGCTGCCCTTGCGGAAACCGGTCATTTATAG
- a CDS encoding cobalt-precorrin 5A hydrolase → MKLGIIALTPKGVELAQKISALWPDAAELYYPLKVKGVSGGTGFSEPLHSVVPDLFVRHKELLFIMSLGIVVRVIAPCLKDKYSDPAVVVMDEKGQHAISVLSGHLGGANKLAAQIAALVGARPVITTASDLQGKMALDVLAREKKLVIEPKENLKHLNSALVQGERVTVYCDFNQEDLSALQELIGNWAEIAPLNGYSVNAKHAVAFITNKKLREPTVPYIYLRPKNLWVGVGCRSGTSQEEVLTAILEALELTGRSIYSVHSICSVDLKAEEQGLLEAAKLLGLPLQFFSKDELKSRIKSDNLSKSSFVLEKIGVEGVCEPAALLGGNSAHLILPKTRWPKVTVAIAEGSWRLLE, encoded by the coding sequence ATGAAACTGGGCATAATTGCCTTGACTCCTAAGGGTGTAGAATTAGCTCAAAAAATTTCTGCTCTTTGGCCTGATGCAGCAGAGCTTTACTACCCTTTAAAAGTGAAGGGAGTGTCTGGCGGCACTGGTTTTTCCGAACCACTTCATTCTGTGGTCCCGGATTTATTTGTCCGGCACAAAGAACTGCTGTTCATTATGTCCCTGGGTATAGTGGTGCGCGTGATCGCCCCTTGCTTAAAAGATAAGTACAGTGACCCGGCCGTAGTGGTTATGGATGAAAAAGGGCAGCATGCAATCAGCGTACTTTCGGGACATCTGGGAGGCGCCAATAAACTTGCTGCACAAATTGCCGCTTTAGTTGGCGCCAGGCCGGTGATTACCACGGCCAGTGATTTGCAAGGCAAAATGGCCTTAGACGTGCTGGCCAGGGAAAAGAAGCTGGTAATCGAACCAAAAGAAAATTTAAAGCACTTAAACAGCGCTTTGGTGCAAGGTGAACGGGTAACCGTTTATTGCGATTTTAACCAGGAAGATTTATCCGCTTTACAGGAGTTGATTGGCAATTGGGCGGAGATCGCCCCTTTAAACGGCTATTCTGTCAACGCCAAACATGCGGTGGCTTTCATCACCAATAAAAAACTGCGCGAGCCCACCGTACCGTATATTTACCTGCGGCCCAAAAACCTCTGGGTAGGTGTAGGCTGCAGGAGCGGCACTAGCCAAGAGGAAGTTCTTACGGCTATCTTAGAAGCTTTGGAGCTTACAGGCAGATCTATTTATAGTGTCCATTCCATCTGTTCGGTAGATCTCAAAGCGGAAGAACAGGGTCTTCTGGAAGCTGCGAAGCTTCTCGGGCTGCCACTGCAATTTTTTTCGAAAGATGAGTTAAAGAGCAGGATCAAATCAGACAACCTCAGCAAATCAAGCTTTGTACTTGAAAAGATTGGAGTTGAAGGAGTTTGCGAACCGGCAGCATTGTTGGGAGGGAATTCAGCGCATTTAATTTTACCAAAAACGCGGTGGCCGAAAGTAACTGTGGCAATCGCAGAGGGCAGTTGGCGGTTGTTGGAATAG
- a CDS encoding cobyric acid synthase, with the protein MARTIMLQGTSSNVGKSVLTAALCRIFKQDGFKVVPFKSQNMALNSFVTKDGGEMGRAQVVQAQAAGLEPAVEMNPILLKPTGNATSQVIVLGKPVRNMGAKEYHLNFNTTALGVIEDCLKKFHRQYEIIVIEGAGSPVEVNLKPRDIANMKIAKMADAPVLLVADIDRGGALASIVGTLELLDPDERDRVAGIIINKFRGDLDLLRPALEFIEQKTGKPVLGVVPYFRDFSIPEEDSVALEERKCNVLRQDSGNKLDIVVVRLPHISNFTDFDALALEMDVELRYVEDEEKVGQPDLIILPGSKNTIADMEFLEQNGLAGAIKNAHVNGVPVIGICGGYQMLGEWLHDPLQTESNLGSKKGLGLLAMETYFEPEKITTQVEAEVCGTGSFLASCRGQRVTGYEIHMGRTTLKGDLQPAFYLTKRGGKECSEWDGAVNDKGDVLGTYLHGIFDNDEFRRHLLNVLRQKKGWAPLGESTASFALQLERDFDKLAEVVRSSLQMDLLYKIMGVERGERSWAIS; encoded by the coding sequence TTGGCCAGGACTATTATGCTTCAGGGGACCAGTTCAAATGTAGGAAAAAGTGTCCTAACCGCAGCTTTATGCCGCATTTTTAAGCAGGATGGATTTAAAGTAGTCCCCTTTAAATCTCAAAATATGGCACTTAATTCTTTTGTTACCAAAGACGGCGGCGAAATGGGCCGGGCCCAAGTGGTGCAAGCCCAGGCTGCAGGCCTTGAACCAGCAGTGGAAATGAACCCAATTCTGCTGAAACCTACAGGCAATGCCACCTCGCAGGTAATTGTGCTCGGTAAGCCGGTCAGGAATATGGGAGCCAAGGAATATCACCTCAATTTTAACACCACTGCTTTAGGTGTGATTGAAGACTGCCTAAAGAAATTTCACCGACAGTATGAAATAATTGTAATCGAAGGCGCAGGCAGCCCGGTGGAAGTTAATTTGAAACCACGGGATATTGCCAATATGAAAATAGCCAAGATGGCAGATGCGCCGGTACTCCTGGTTGCCGATATAGACAGAGGAGGGGCTTTGGCTTCTATCGTGGGAACTCTGGAACTTTTAGACCCGGATGAAAGAGACAGAGTAGCCGGAATCATCATTAATAAATTCCGCGGGGATCTTGACCTTCTGCGCCCGGCTTTGGAATTTATTGAGCAAAAAACCGGCAAGCCTGTTTTAGGGGTGGTGCCTTATTTCCGCGATTTCTCCATTCCGGAAGAGGATTCGGTAGCTTTAGAAGAGCGCAAGTGTAATGTTTTGCGCCAAGACAGCGGCAACAAGTTGGATATTGTTGTGGTCAGGCTGCCCCACATTTCAAATTTTACTGATTTTGATGCGTTGGCCTTGGAAATGGATGTGGAGCTAAGGTATGTGGAAGATGAGGAAAAAGTAGGACAACCGGATCTAATCATACTACCAGGCAGTAAAAATACCATAGCAGACATGGAATTTTTAGAGCAAAACGGCTTAGCCGGTGCTATTAAGAATGCCCATGTCAATGGGGTTCCTGTGATTGGGATCTGTGGAGGTTATCAAATGTTGGGTGAGTGGCTGCATGATCCCTTGCAGACCGAGTCTAATTTAGGCTCCAAAAAGGGTTTGGGCTTGTTGGCAATGGAAACTTATTTTGAACCTGAAAAGATAACTACTCAGGTTGAGGCCGAAGTTTGCGGTACCGGTTCCTTTTTAGCATCCTGTCGTGGACAAAGAGTCACCGGTTATGAAATTCATATGGGTAGAACCACCTTAAAGGGCGATTTACAACCTGCATTCTACTTAACAAAACGTGGCGGCAAAGAATGTTCCGAATGGGACGGTGCAGTTAATGACAAGGGCGATGTGCTGGGAACCTATTTGCACGGAATATTTGATAATGATGAGTTTCGCCGCCATCTTTTGAATGTTTTAAGGCAAAAGAAAGGATGGGCGCCTCTTGGGGAATCTACTGCTAGCTTTGCGCTACAGCTGGAACGGGATTTTGACAAGCTGGCCGAGGTTGTCCGTTCCAGCTTGCAGATGGATTTGCTTTACAAAATTATGGGCGTCGAGCGGGGTGAAAGGAGTTGGGCCATTTCCTAA
- the cobJ gene encoding precorrin-3B C(17)-methyltransferase, whose protein sequence is MTIKAYNTILTADVIVGYKTYLHLLQPILQQQEVVGTGMTKEVERCQKALELAASGKKVAVVSSGDPGVYGMAGLILELAAEQKLLEEIDISIVPGVTAANAGAAVLGAPLMHDLSIISLSDLLTPWELILKRLEAAAASDFVLVLYNPKSHKRVEQILKAQEIVMKYRSGDTPVGVVKNALRAGEEMWISDLQSFTALPIDMFTVVIIGNSQTKVQAGRMITPRGYTW, encoded by the coding sequence ATGACCATTAAAGCTTACAACACCATCTTGACTGCCGATGTTATAGTTGGTTACAAAACCTATTTGCATTTACTGCAGCCAATCTTGCAGCAGCAAGAGGTTGTGGGGACAGGCATGACCAAAGAAGTGGAACGGTGTCAAAAAGCACTGGAGTTGGCGGCTTCAGGCAAAAAAGTGGCGGTTGTATCCAGTGGGGACCCCGGTGTGTACGGAATGGCCGGTTTGATTTTGGAATTGGCGGCGGAGCAAAAACTTTTGGAAGAGATAGACATTTCCATAGTCCCGGGAGTAACGGCAGCCAACGCCGGCGCCGCAGTGCTGGGAGCCCCATTAATGCATGACTTAAGCATAATCAGCTTGAGCGACCTTTTAACACCCTGGGAACTAATCTTAAAGCGGTTGGAAGCAGCCGCAGCCAGTGATTTTGTGCTGGTGCTCTACAATCCCAAAAGCCATAAAAGGGTTGAACAAATTTTAAAAGCCCAGGAAATAGTCATGAAATACCGTTCAGGGGACACGCCGGTTGGGGTAGTGAAAAACGCTTTGAGAGCAGGAGAAGAAATGTGGATCAGTGACTTGCAAAGTTTTACTGCTTTGCCCATTGATATGTTCACTGTTGTTATTATAGGTAACTCACAGACTAAAGTTCAGGCAGGACGCATGATTACACCAAGGGGGTATACCTGGTGA
- a CDS encoding cobyrinate a,c-diamide synthase, translating to MKVPRVVLAGTHSGVGKTTIATGIMTYLSRLGYKVQPYKVGPDYIDPSYHSYATGNISRNLDAFLTGEEKLKQLFLVSAAKADLAVIEGVMGLYDGHRNGDYKSSTAEIAKLLQAPVILILNVHSMAQSAAAMVLGYKLMDPEVKIAGVILNRVGSQRHLQMVKHSIEEHTGIPVVGFIGRHEELTLPERHLGLVPLGEREELKNCFGMLAERIGANLDVAKLLSIAHSACELEAPDAMEIQSCRSEKIRVAIARDEAFSFYYQDGLDYLAMLGVEWVPFSPLWDKSLPGDISGLFIGGGFPEMFLKQLAQNTALKHEIADQAACGLPVYAECGGLMYLCQNIIDFEGKEYPMVGVVPASAKMEKRLVGMGYREYEVLLPSILAQAGEKIRGHEFHYSALLVQGQDFPWAYQYVNGEGQMTREGYARGNVLASYLHFHFAGNPKAAAAFVEKCRLFAACQADRGDRAAAKGV from the coding sequence TTGAAAGTACCTCGCGTTGTATTAGCCGGAACTCATAGCGGCGTAGGCAAAACCACCATAGCAACAGGCATAATGACTTATTTGAGCCGATTAGGTTATAAGGTACAGCCTTATAAAGTCGGCCCTGATTATATCGACCCCAGCTACCATTCTTACGCCACCGGCAACATTTCCAGGAATTTAGATGCTTTTCTGACAGGAGAAGAAAAGTTAAAACAGCTTTTTTTAGTTTCAGCCGCAAAAGCCGACTTGGCTGTGATTGAAGGAGTTATGGGTTTATACGATGGGCACCGGAATGGGGATTACAAGAGCAGTACGGCGGAGATAGCCAAGCTGTTGCAAGCCCCGGTCATTTTAATTCTTAATGTCCATTCAATGGCTCAGAGTGCAGCCGCCATGGTACTGGGTTATAAGCTGATGGATCCGGAAGTAAAAATAGCAGGAGTTATTTTAAACAGAGTAGGCAGCCAGCGCCATTTACAGATGGTCAAGCATAGTATTGAGGAACACACCGGTATTCCGGTTGTGGGTTTCATTGGAAGACATGAAGAATTAACACTGCCTGAAAGACATTTGGGACTGGTGCCTTTGGGCGAAAGAGAGGAACTGAAAAATTGTTTTGGAATGCTGGCCGAAAGAATTGGGGCTAATTTGGACGTTGCAAAGCTCTTGTCAATTGCCCATAGTGCATGTGAATTGGAAGCCCCCGATGCTATGGAGATTCAAAGCTGCCGGTCGGAAAAAATACGAGTTGCCATTGCCAGGGATGAAGCATTTAGTTTTTATTACCAGGACGGATTGGACTACCTGGCAATGCTGGGCGTAGAGTGGGTGCCGTTCAGCCCGCTCTGGGATAAATCTCTTCCCGGCGATATTAGCGGGTTGTTTATTGGCGGGGGATTTCCGGAAATGTTCTTGAAGCAGCTAGCCCAAAACACTGCTTTGAAACATGAAATTGCCGACCAGGCGGCCTGCGGATTACCAGTTTATGCCGAATGCGGCGGTTTGATGTATCTTTGCCAAAACATTATTGACTTTGAGGGAAAGGAATACCCCATGGTAGGTGTAGTGCCGGCCTCGGCCAAGATGGAAAAACGCCTAGTGGGCATGGGGTACCGCGAATATGAAGTTCTCCTGCCCTCTATTTTGGCTCAGGCCGGTGAAAAAATCAGGGGGCATGAATTTCACTATTCTGCACTGCTTGTTCAGGGGCAAGATTTCCCGTGGGCTTACCAATATGTGAATGGGGAAGGTCAGATGACACGAGAAGGTTACGCCCGGGGCAATGTCTTAGCCTCCTATTTGCATTTTCACTTTGCCGGGAATCCCAAAGCTGCAGCTGCATTTGTAGAAAAGTGCCGCTTATTTGCTGCGTGTCAAGCAGACAGGGGTGACCGTGCAGCCGCAAAGGGGGTTTAG